From the Clarias gariepinus isolate MV-2021 ecotype Netherlands chromosome 3, CGAR_prim_01v2, whole genome shotgun sequence genome, one window contains:
- the naxe gene encoding NAD(P)H-hydrate epimerase isoform X1: protein MRWIAYQPIGCRNGPSRCMLGLRALFGIGLLVTSRGAAVLARRAAHTHVCEHTYTPQFTRQACSMAQTLRYLGQEEAQKIDEELFSEYSFSVDQLMELAGLSCATAVTQAYPVQSLLKLPPRVLVICGPGNNGGDGLVCARHLKLFGYEPAVLYPKRPSKQLFQNLTTQCEKMEITFLSEMPEADEVDEVYNVVIDAIFGFSFKGAVREPFASILSTLKKISAPIASVDIPSGWDVESGASDGIQPDLLVSLTAPKKAASHFQGRYHYLGGRFVPPALDRKYGLNLPQYPGTECVLRLN from the exons atGCGATGGAttgcgtaccaaccaatagggtgtcggaatg GTCCATCCAGGTGCATGCTGGGATTGCGTGCTCTGTTCGGCATTGGTCTCCTTGTTACTTCAAGGGGAGCAGCTGTCCTCGCACGcagagcagcacacacacatgtgtgtgaACACACCTACACACCACAGTTCACCAGGCAGGCCTGCAGCATGGCCCAGACGCTCCGGTACCTAGG tcaggAGGAAGCTCAGAAGATCGATGAAGAGCTTTTCTCTGAGTACAGCTTTAGTGTGGATCAGCTGATGGAGCTCGCTGGACTCAGCTGTGCTACAGCTGTTACACAG gcgtATCCTGTGCAGTCTCTGCTGAAGCTCCCTCCCCGGGTGTTAGTAATTTGTGGTCCGGGGAATAACGGAGGTGACGGTCTAGTCTGCGCTCGCCATCTCAAACTGTTT gGATACGAACCTGCTGTGCTTTACCCGAAACGACCAAGCAAACAACTTTTCCAGAATTTAACCACACAATGTGAGAAGATGGAGATTACCTTCTTGTCTGAGATGCCAGAG GCCGATGAGGTGGACGAGGTGTATAACGTGGTGATCGATGCCATCTTCGGTTTCAGTTTTAAAGGAGCGGTGCGTGAGCCGTTCGCCTCCATTTTATCCACTCTGAAGAAGATCAGCGCTCCGATCGCCAGCGTGGACATCCCCTCAG GTTGGGACGTGGAGAGTGGAGCATCAGACGGGATCCAGCCCGACCTGCTAGTCTCTCTCACTGCTCCTAAGAAAGCTGCGTCCCACTTTCAGGGCCGGTATCACTACCTGGGCGGGCGCTTTGTTCCTCCAGCTCTGGACAGGAAGTACGGTCTGAACCTGCCGCAGTATCCCGGGACTGAGTGCGTGCTCCGTCTCAACTGA
- the naxe gene encoding NAD(P)H-hydrate epimerase isoform X2 has translation MLGLRALFGIGLLVTSRGAAVLARRAAHTHVCEHTYTPQFTRQACSMAQTLRYLGQEEAQKIDEELFSEYSFSVDQLMELAGLSCATAVTQAYPVQSLLKLPPRVLVICGPGNNGGDGLVCARHLKLFGYEPAVLYPKRPSKQLFQNLTTQCEKMEITFLSEMPEADEVDEVYNVVIDAIFGFSFKGAVREPFASILSTLKKISAPIASVDIPSGWDVESGASDGIQPDLLVSLTAPKKAASHFQGRYHYLGGRFVPPALDRKYGLNLPQYPGTECVLRLN, from the exons ATGCTGGGATTGCGTGCTCTGTTCGGCATTGGTCTCCTTGTTACTTCAAGGGGAGCAGCTGTCCTCGCACGcagagcagcacacacacatgtgtgtgaACACACCTACACACCACAGTTCACCAGGCAGGCCTGCAGCATGGCCCAGACGCTCCGGTACCTAGG tcaggAGGAAGCTCAGAAGATCGATGAAGAGCTTTTCTCTGAGTACAGCTTTAGTGTGGATCAGCTGATGGAGCTCGCTGGACTCAGCTGTGCTACAGCTGTTACACAG gcgtATCCTGTGCAGTCTCTGCTGAAGCTCCCTCCCCGGGTGTTAGTAATTTGTGGTCCGGGGAATAACGGAGGTGACGGTCTAGTCTGCGCTCGCCATCTCAAACTGTTT gGATACGAACCTGCTGTGCTTTACCCGAAACGACCAAGCAAACAACTTTTCCAGAATTTAACCACACAATGTGAGAAGATGGAGATTACCTTCTTGTCTGAGATGCCAGAG GCCGATGAGGTGGACGAGGTGTATAACGTGGTGATCGATGCCATCTTCGGTTTCAGTTTTAAAGGAGCGGTGCGTGAGCCGTTCGCCTCCATTTTATCCACTCTGAAGAAGATCAGCGCTCCGATCGCCAGCGTGGACATCCCCTCAG GTTGGGACGTGGAGAGTGGAGCATCAGACGGGATCCAGCCCGACCTGCTAGTCTCTCTCACTGCTCCTAAGAAAGCTGCGTCCCACTTTCAGGGCCGGTATCACTACCTGGGCGGGCGCTTTGTTCCTCCAGCTCTGGACAGGAAGTACGGTCTGAACCTGCCGCAGTATCCCGGGACTGAGTGCGTGCTCCGTCTCAACTGA